The following proteins are encoded in a genomic region of Burkholderia cepacia:
- a CDS encoding amidohydrolase family protein has translation MIIDTSCYPTNLVDLAWRHDGPPFTGERLIETMNGPFLINGKPRRVDKAFIQPPQGNTIYTYTDGEKSGTESIDAYMAYTVEMVRRHPDRFIGCFVYNPRCGVENGVNAIDHYVRKLGFKMVQFQANMHAYRPDRALDWLRPALKKCAELGVLVKLHTGDGPYSIPTEWVPMIKEFPTVNFIMAHFGVQTGGVYCFEPFQLAMDLPNVYCESGWCLQSRIVEFAKVLPKHKILFGSDTPPNEPGMWLRLLEVLCFDPPQGMNLDEDTLEDYLGNNTARMIGLEPTPAPRTVDEAKALLAA, from the coding sequence ATGATCATCGACACCAGCTGTTACCCGACGAATCTCGTCGACCTCGCGTGGCGTCACGACGGCCCGCCGTTCACCGGCGAGCGCCTGATCGAGACGATGAACGGCCCGTTCCTCATCAACGGCAAGCCGCGCCGCGTCGACAAGGCGTTCATCCAGCCGCCGCAAGGCAACACCATCTATACCTATACCGACGGCGAAAAGTCGGGCACCGAATCGATCGACGCCTACATGGCGTACACGGTCGAGATGGTGCGCAGGCACCCCGACCGCTTCATCGGCTGCTTCGTCTACAACCCGCGCTGCGGCGTGGAGAACGGCGTCAATGCGATCGATCACTACGTGCGCAAGCTCGGCTTCAAGATGGTGCAGTTCCAGGCCAACATGCACGCGTACCGCCCCGATCGCGCGCTCGACTGGCTGCGCCCCGCGCTGAAGAAATGCGCGGAACTCGGCGTGCTCGTGAAGCTGCACACGGGCGACGGCCCGTACAGCATCCCGACCGAGTGGGTGCCGATGATCAAGGAATTCCCGACCGTCAATTTCATCATGGCGCACTTCGGTGTGCAGACGGGCGGCGTCTACTGCTTCGAGCCGTTCCAGCTTGCGATGGATCTGCCGAACGTGTACTGCGAATCGGGCTGGTGCCTGCAGTCGCGCATCGTCGAGTTCGCGAAGGTGCTGCCGAAGCACAAGATCCTGTTCGGCTCCGACACGCCGCCGAACGAACCGGGCATGTGGTTGCGCCTGCTCGAAGTGCTCTGCTTCGATCCGCCGCAAGGGATGAATCTCGACGAGGACACGCTCGAGGATTACCTCGGCAACAACACGGCCCGGATGATCGGTCTCGAACCGACGCCCGCGCCGCGCACCGTCGACGAAGCGAAAGCGTTGCTCGCCGCGTGA
- a CDS encoding nucleobase:cation symporter-2 family protein produces MNSASHPVDRVLPRRQMLTLGLQHMLVAYIGAIAVPLIVASALKMSPADTTVLISTALFCSGISTILQTVGIWKLGVRLPILQGVAFSSVGPVIAIGLTPGVGFAGVCGAVIGAGIITTFAAPLIGRLRRLFPPVVTGCIVTVIGLQLFPVAYQWAGGGDAAKLQFGELSFLAVALVVAVVILAVNRFANAFLRNLSVLIGLVAGSLLAIALGMGNFTNVAAAPWFTVPYPFHFGTPVFAIVPVLTMVVVMIVQMVESMGLFVAIGDIVEKQVSEEDVVRGLRANGIASAIAGTFAAFPFIAFMENVGLVILTGVRSRWIVAVSGALMCIVALVPKIGAIVASTPSAALGGAGIAMFGVVVAAGVQTLAKVDFENNRYNVLIVGFTIATALIPVMAPKVFAHMPDWTQPFLHSGVVLACLVSVLLNALLNGVPAAEPVESHVHADAAHGSGMAREYD; encoded by the coding sequence ATGAACTCTGCTTCACATCCCGTCGATCGGGTCCTGCCGCGCCGCCAGATGCTGACGCTCGGCCTGCAGCACATGCTCGTCGCCTATATCGGCGCGATCGCGGTGCCGCTGATCGTCGCATCGGCGCTGAAGATGTCGCCCGCCGACACGACCGTGCTGATCAGCACCGCGCTGTTCTGTTCCGGCATCTCGACGATCCTGCAGACAGTTGGCATCTGGAAGCTCGGCGTGCGCCTGCCGATCCTGCAGGGCGTCGCGTTCAGCAGCGTCGGGCCGGTGATCGCGATCGGGCTGACGCCGGGCGTGGGGTTCGCCGGCGTGTGCGGCGCGGTGATCGGCGCGGGCATCATCACGACCTTCGCCGCGCCCTTGATCGGCCGGCTGCGCCGCCTGTTCCCGCCGGTCGTGACGGGCTGCATCGTCACCGTGATCGGGCTGCAGCTGTTTCCGGTCGCGTACCAGTGGGCCGGCGGCGGCGACGCGGCGAAGCTGCAGTTCGGCGAACTGTCGTTCCTCGCGGTCGCGCTCGTTGTCGCGGTCGTGATCCTCGCGGTCAACCGTTTCGCGAACGCGTTCCTGCGCAACCTGTCGGTGCTGATCGGGCTCGTCGCCGGCAGCCTGCTCGCGATCGCGCTCGGGATGGGCAACTTCACGAACGTGGCGGCCGCACCGTGGTTCACCGTGCCCTACCCGTTCCACTTCGGCACGCCGGTGTTCGCGATCGTGCCGGTGCTGACGATGGTCGTCGTGATGATCGTGCAGATGGTCGAATCGATGGGCCTGTTCGTCGCGATCGGCGACATCGTCGAGAAGCAGGTCAGCGAGGAAGATGTCGTGCGCGGGCTCCGTGCGAACGGCATCGCGAGCGCGATCGCCGGCACGTTCGCCGCGTTCCCGTTCATCGCGTTCATGGAGAACGTCGGGCTCGTGATCCTGACCGGCGTGCGCAGCCGCTGGATCGTCGCGGTCAGCGGCGCGCTGATGTGCATCGTCGCACTCGTGCCGAAGATCGGCGCGATCGTCGCGTCGACGCCGTCGGCCGCGCTCGGCGGCGCGGGCATTGCGATGTTCGGCGTGGTCGTTGCAGCCGGCGTGCAAACGCTCGCGAAAGTCGATTTCGAGAACAACCGCTACAACGTGCTGATCGTCGGCTTCACGATCGCCACCGCGCTGATTCCGGTGATGGCGCCGAAGGTGTTCGCGCACATGCCCGACTGGACGCAGCCGTTCCTGCATAGCGGCGTCGTGCTCGCGTGCCTCGTGTCGGTCCTGCTCAATGCGCTGCTCAACGGCGTGCCGGCGGCGGAACCCGTCGAATCGCACGTCCATGCCGACGCCGCGCACGGCAGCGGGATGGCGCGCGAGTACGACTGA
- a CDS encoding UbiX family flavin prenyltransferase has translation MSTRRLVVGISGASGFVYGIRLLALLRELDIETHVVVSRAAALTMAHETDFKLSDIAARASVLYRSDDIAASISSGSFRTLGMIVAPCSMKTLAEIASGLSSGLISRAADVVLKERRRLVLLARETPYTLTHLRNMATVTEMGAIVAPPVPAFYARPASLDQMIDHTLGRVLDLFDLDSRTVHRWKESESQPNRLNGDAS, from the coding sequence ATGAGCACGCGGCGGCTCGTGGTCGGCATCAGCGGCGCATCCGGCTTCGTGTACGGGATCCGGCTGCTCGCGCTGCTGCGCGAGCTCGACATCGAGACGCACGTGGTCGTGTCGCGTGCCGCCGCGCTGACGATGGCGCACGAGACCGATTTCAAGCTATCGGACATCGCCGCACGCGCAAGCGTGCTGTACCGGAGCGACGACATCGCCGCGTCGATCTCGAGCGGCTCGTTCCGCACGCTCGGGATGATCGTCGCGCCGTGCTCGATGAAGACGCTTGCCGAGATCGCCAGCGGCCTGTCATCCGGCCTGATCTCGCGCGCGGCCGACGTCGTGCTGAAGGAGCGCCGCCGGCTCGTGCTGCTCGCCCGCGAGACGCCGTACACGCTCACACACCTTCGCAACATGGCCACCGTCACGGAGATGGGCGCGATCGTCGCGCCGCCCGTGCCGGCGTTCTATGCGCGCCCCGCCTCGCTCGACCAGATGATCGACCACACGCTCGGCCGCGTGCTCGACCTGTTCGACCTCGATTCACGCACCGTCCATCGCTGGAAAGAAAGCGAATCTCAGCCCAACCGACTCAACGGAGACGCATCATGA
- a CDS encoding maleate cis-trans isomerase family protein, with translation MNPRIRIGILTPSSNTALEPLTTAIVADLPNVSVHFARFTVTEIALSATALDQFDAEHILVAARQLADARVDVIGWSGTSAGWLGFERDAALCRSIAKATGIPATTSVLALNELLERTGVRRLGLVTPYLDDVQQRIVRQYAQLGIDCVAEQHLGLRDNYSFAEVPDTQLAALMRKTAQARPDAVVTFCTNLHAAHLAAPFEQATGIAAYDTVSTVVWKALRMAGVDTRVLARWGKLFAMS, from the coding sequence ATGAATCCACGCATCCGCATCGGCATTCTCACGCCGTCATCGAACACCGCACTTGAACCGCTCACGACCGCGATCGTCGCCGATCTTCCGAACGTCAGCGTCCATTTCGCGCGCTTCACCGTGACCGAGATCGCGTTGAGCGCGACCGCGCTCGACCAGTTCGACGCGGAACACATCCTCGTCGCGGCGCGGCAGCTTGCCGATGCCCGTGTCGACGTGATCGGCTGGAGCGGCACGTCGGCCGGCTGGCTCGGTTTCGAACGCGACGCCGCGCTGTGCCGGAGCATCGCGAAGGCGACCGGCATCCCGGCGACGACATCGGTGCTCGCGCTGAATGAGCTGCTCGAACGCACCGGCGTGCGGCGGCTCGGCCTCGTCACGCCGTATCTCGACGACGTGCAGCAGCGGATCGTGCGCCAGTACGCGCAGCTCGGCATCGATTGCGTGGCCGAGCAGCATCTCGGGCTGCGCGACAACTACAGCTTTGCCGAAGTGCCCGATACGCAGTTGGCGGCATTGATGCGCAAGACGGCGCAGGCGCGACCGGATGCGGTCGTGACGTTCTGCACGAACCTGCATGCCGCGCATCTGGCCGCGCCGTTCGAGCAGGCGACGGGGATCGCGGCTTACGACACCGTGTCGACGGTGGTGTGGAAGGCGTTGAGGATGGCCGGTGTCGATACGCGCGTGCTGGCGCGGTGGGGGAAGCTGTTCGCGATGAGTTGA
- a CDS encoding (2Fe-2S)-binding protein: protein MIDIVVNDTRHSLENVPEDMPLLWVLRDRLKLTGTKFGCGKGLCGACTVHLEGQAVRACLIPAVAANGRRVTTIEGLSPDGRHPLQLAWVAEDVPQCGYCQPGQLMQAAALLKGGQPVDDEAIVSAMSGNICRCGTYARIHRAIKRAASGDPALKAAAEPAKEA, encoded by the coding sequence ATGATCGACATCGTCGTGAACGATACACGCCATTCGCTCGAGAATGTACCGGAGGATATGCCGTTGCTGTGGGTGCTGCGCGACCGGCTCAAGCTCACCGGCACCAAGTTCGGCTGTGGCAAGGGCCTGTGCGGCGCATGCACCGTGCATCTCGAGGGGCAGGCCGTGCGCGCTTGCCTGATCCCGGCCGTCGCCGCGAACGGGCGGCGCGTGACGACGATCGAAGGACTGTCGCCGGACGGGCGACATCCGCTGCAGCTCGCGTGGGTGGCCGAGGACGTGCCGCAATGCGGCTATTGCCAGCCGGGGCAACTGATGCAGGCCGCCGCGCTGCTGAAGGGCGGGCAACCGGTGGACGACGAAGCGATCGTGTCGGCGATGTCGGGCAACATCTGCCGCTGCGGCACCTATGCGCGCATTCATCGCGCGATCAAGCGCGCGGCTTCAGGCGATCCGGCGTTGAAGGCCGCCGCCGAACCCGCGAAGGAGGCGTGA
- a CDS encoding UbiD family decarboxylase has product MASSLFAEQQDFHHFANAYRDRFPDDVLTIAQPLSADQDVTAVVASLAARGRHDMLVCERVDGLSTPLVTNVFASRTRIGRLFGVDANGLFDAWQQRANAPVAPVVVPHGPVLDQVTEGDAVDLAQLPMIRHFETDRGPYVTNAVIVAEDPVTGVANLSYHRSMPHARNALATSLHSRGHLWRMLQTAKTRGDTLKVAMVIGAHPLFMLAAAARVPFGADERAIAGGLFGAPLQLVRTPRHGIGVPAAAEFVLEGTIDPDAHAEEGPFGEFTGYSSDRSTNNVLRIDAMMRRNDAWLVDVVGGPYAEHLTLARLPREAEMSEKLKARFPSVTAIHYPNSGTHFHCYVALKQSRDGEARQIMLALLGWDPYLKNVVAVDADVDITDDAQVLWAIATHFQPHRDLFVVDGLPGSPLDPSSSADGTTSRMGIDATRGSRFDGVRARVGDAAMQRAAHVIAQLGGASR; this is encoded by the coding sequence ATGGCGTCCAGCCTTTTCGCCGAGCAGCAGGATTTCCACCACTTCGCGAACGCGTATCGCGATCGCTTTCCGGACGATGTGCTGACGATCGCGCAGCCGCTGTCCGCCGACCAGGACGTCACGGCCGTCGTCGCGTCGCTCGCCGCGCGCGGCCGGCACGACATGCTCGTCTGCGAGCGCGTCGACGGACTTTCGACGCCGCTCGTCACCAACGTATTTGCTTCCCGCACGCGCATCGGCCGACTGTTCGGCGTCGACGCGAACGGGCTGTTCGACGCATGGCAGCAGCGCGCGAACGCGCCGGTCGCGCCGGTCGTCGTGCCGCATGGCCCCGTGCTCGATCAGGTGACCGAAGGCGACGCGGTGGATCTCGCGCAACTGCCGATGATCCGCCACTTCGAGACCGATCGCGGGCCGTACGTGACCAACGCGGTGATCGTCGCCGAAGATCCGGTGACGGGCGTCGCGAACCTCAGTTACCACCGCTCGATGCCGCATGCTCGCAATGCGCTGGCGACGAGCCTGCATTCGCGCGGCCATCTGTGGCGAATGCTGCAGACCGCGAAGACGCGCGGCGACACGCTGAAAGTCGCGATGGTGATTGGCGCGCATCCGCTGTTCATGCTCGCGGCCGCCGCGCGCGTGCCGTTCGGTGCGGACGAGCGTGCGATCGCCGGCGGGTTGTTCGGCGCGCCGCTGCAGCTCGTGCGCACACCGCGTCACGGCATCGGCGTGCCCGCCGCCGCCGAGTTCGTGCTCGAAGGCACGATCGATCCCGACGCCCATGCCGAAGAAGGCCCGTTCGGCGAATTCACCGGCTACTCGTCGGACCGCTCGACCAACAACGTGCTGCGCATCGACGCGATGATGCGGCGCAACGATGCGTGGCTCGTCGACGTGGTCGGCGGCCCGTACGCGGAGCACCTGACGCTCGCTCGGCTGCCGCGCGAAGCCGAGATGAGCGAGAAGCTGAAGGCGCGCTTTCCTTCGGTCACCGCCATTCACTACCCGAACTCCGGCACGCACTTTCACTGCTATGTCGCGCTGAAACAGTCGCGCGACGGCGAGGCGCGCCAGATCATGCTCGCGCTGCTCGGCTGGGATCCGTACCTGAAGAACGTCGTCGCGGTCGACGCCGACGTCGACATCACCGACGACGCGCAGGTGCTGTGGGCGATCGCGACGCACTTCCAGCCGCACCGCGACCTGTTCGTCGTCGACGGCCTGCCCGGCAGCCCGCTCGATCCGTCGTCGTCGGCCGACGGCACGACGTCGCGGATGGGCATCGATGCGACGCGCGGCTCGCGCTTCGACGGCGTGCGCGCGCGGGTGGGCGACGCCGCGATGCAGCGTGCGGCGCACGTCATCGCGCAACTCGGCGGAGCTTCGCGATGA
- a CDS encoding LysR substrate-binding domain-containing protein: MLKRYPSIQSMQAFLQAARVGSFSSAARQLALTHSAISQQIRSLEEFIGQPLFARAGGRVILTDAGTLFANQLSDGLEQIDRALSSVKGRTTGPSIRLDVDPELMQGWLPARLPELMRTLDGATLTVLSAPRLDRDAFDRVDVALRYGYGEWEGVDSALVCPDRLTAMAAPALLERYGLAAPLTPEQVLALPLLGYTKRSWIPWLEAAGLEPVEPETIAVFDNAAGLVATLASGLGAGLVRGLLAADARRDGRLVELCTIAIPTHYNLHAIWPRERHARVKPLIDAIGALVAQSLAP, encoded by the coding sequence ATGCTCAAGCGATACCCTTCGATCCAGTCGATGCAGGCGTTTCTGCAGGCCGCGCGGGTCGGCAGCTTTTCCAGTGCGGCGCGCCAGCTGGCGCTCACGCACAGCGCGATCAGCCAGCAGATCCGCTCGCTCGAGGAATTCATCGGCCAGCCGCTGTTTGCCCGCGCCGGCGGCCGCGTGATCCTCACCGATGCGGGCACACTGTTCGCGAACCAGTTGTCGGACGGGCTCGAACAGATCGATCGCGCGCTGTCGTCGGTGAAGGGCCGCACGACCGGGCCGTCGATCCGGCTCGACGTCGATCCGGAACTGATGCAGGGCTGGCTGCCCGCGCGGCTGCCCGAACTGATGCGCACGCTCGACGGCGCGACACTGACGGTGCTGTCCGCGCCGCGTCTCGACCGCGATGCATTCGATCGCGTCGACGTTGCGCTGCGTTATGGCTACGGGGAATGGGAAGGTGTGGACAGCGCGCTGGTCTGCCCCGACCGGCTGACCGCAATGGCCGCGCCCGCCTTGCTCGAACGCTACGGGCTCGCCGCACCGCTCACGCCCGAACAGGTGCTGGCACTGCCACTGCTCGGATATACCAAGCGCTCGTGGATTCCGTGGCTCGAAGCAGCCGGGCTCGAACCGGTCGAACCCGAGACGATCGCGGTGTTCGACAACGCGGCGGGGCTCGTCGCGACGCTCGCGTCAGGGCTCGGCGCAGGGCTGGTGCGTGGGCTGCTCGCCGCCGACGCGCGCCGCGACGGCCGGCTCGTCGAACTCTGCACGATTGCAATTCCGACGCACTACAACCTCCATGCGATCTGGCCGCGCGAACGGCATGCACGCGTGAAGCCGCTGATCGACGCGATCGGCGCGCTGGTCGCGCAATCGCTCGCGCCCTGA
- a CDS encoding amidohydrolase family protein: MSVPTSSLLICNPIAVMSGRAGDAARLGQADLRIRDGRIETIAPGLAPLPGERVIDASNCVVYPGWVNTHHHLFQNLLKGVPAGINADLQEWLAAVPYPRIARFTPELARIAARLGFAELLLSGVTTCADHHYLYHAGGTTETGDLLFDEAASFGMRFVLCRGGALQAAGDHPGFAGTALQPETLDQMLADIERLKARYHDAGPASMRRVVVAPTTPTFSLPPGLLPEVARAARGMGLRLHSHLSETTRYVDFCRERFGKLPVEFVAEHEWLGNDVWFAHLVHLEASEIAMLAETGTGCSHCPVSNARLGSGIAPAPRMAAAGVPVSLGVDGVASNESGSMTHEANFAWLVHRAAHGASATTVEDVLHWGTQGGANVLGLDAVGTLGAGQAADLVLYDVSGPRFNGFHDYAIAPVTAGEPAPVKYNIVNGRVVVDNGEIPGLDLAALRRAAVDAVRQLLD, from the coding sequence ATGAGCGTTCCTACTTCTTCGCTGCTGATCTGCAACCCGATCGCGGTCATGAGCGGCCGCGCCGGCGATGCCGCGCGGCTCGGCCAGGCCGACCTGCGCATCCGCGACGGCCGGATCGAGACGATCGCGCCCGGTCTCGCGCCGCTGCCCGGTGAACGCGTGATCGATGCGAGCAACTGCGTCGTCTATCCCGGCTGGGTCAACACGCACCATCACCTGTTCCAGAATCTGCTGAAAGGCGTGCCGGCCGGCATCAACGCCGACCTGCAGGAATGGCTCGCGGCCGTGCCGTACCCGCGCATCGCGCGCTTCACGCCGGAACTCGCGCGCATCGCGGCACGGCTCGGCTTCGCGGAACTGCTGCTGTCCGGCGTGACGACCTGCGCGGACCATCACTACCTGTATCACGCAGGCGGCACGACCGAAACCGGCGACCTGCTGTTCGACGAAGCGGCCAGCTTCGGCATGCGCTTCGTGCTGTGCCGCGGCGGCGCATTGCAGGCGGCCGGCGATCATCCGGGCTTCGCCGGTACCGCGCTGCAGCCTGAAACGCTCGACCAGATGCTCGCGGATATCGAGCGGCTGAAGGCGCGCTATCACGACGCTGGCCCGGCATCGATGCGCCGCGTGGTCGTCGCACCGACGACACCGACCTTCTCGCTGCCGCCCGGCCTGCTGCCCGAAGTTGCGCGTGCGGCGCGCGGCATGGGCCTGCGGCTGCACTCGCATTTGTCGGAAACGACGCGTTATGTCGATTTCTGCCGCGAGCGATTCGGCAAGCTGCCCGTCGAATTCGTTGCCGAGCACGAATGGCTCGGCAACGACGTGTGGTTCGCGCACCTGGTCCATCTCGAAGCGAGCGAGATCGCGATGCTCGCGGAAACGGGCACCGGCTGCTCGCACTGCCCCGTCAGCAACGCACGGCTCGGCAGCGGCATCGCGCCCGCACCGCGCATGGCCGCGGCCGGCGTGCCGGTGTCGCTCGGCGTCGACGGCGTCGCATCGAACGAATCGGGCAGCATGACGCACGAAGCGAATTTCGCGTGGCTCGTCCATCGCGCCGCGCACGGTGCGTCGGCCACCACGGTCGAGGACGTGCTGCACTGGGGGACGCAAGGCGGTGCAAACGTGCTCGGGCTCGATGCGGTCGGCACACTCGGTGCCGGACAGGCCGCCGATCTCGTGCTGTACGACGTAAGCGGCCCGCGCTTCAACGGCTTCCACGACTACGCAATCGCACCCGTCACGGCCGGCGAACCGGCGCCGGTGAAGTACAACATCGTGAATGGCCGCGTCGTCGTGGATAACGGAGAGATTCCCGGCCTCGACCTGGCTGCACTGCGCCGCGCCGCAGTCGATGCCGTGCGGCAGTTGCTCGACTGA
- a CDS encoding LysR substrate-binding domain-containing protein: MDMRVLRYFAVLADELHFGRAAARLHISQPPLSQQIRLLEEQLGTALFVRSQHRVELTEAGKTLKEQVPLIVAQFDRAIDLTRCAGRGEVGRLAVGIISSAMVAPIPHALRVFAERHPHVHWSLHEMTPAAQIDALKEKRLDVCFFRLFQDDPSIRSEIVVRETAVAVLPPGHPLASRDAIALGELAGDQFVSFGLRHSQLARFLQQSCVDARFTPQIAHEVVEVHTLLSLVREGLGVALLPASSRQISTGGVAFVPLLPPALEVSLQARYRADDTSAVLGAFLETVREVAAEFTA, from the coding sequence ATGGACATGCGTGTGTTGCGTTACTTCGCGGTACTGGCCGACGAACTGCATTTCGGGCGCGCGGCCGCGCGGCTCCATATCTCGCAGCCGCCGCTGAGCCAGCAGATCCGGCTGCTCGAGGAGCAGCTCGGCACCGCGTTGTTCGTGCGCTCGCAGCATCGCGTCGAGCTGACCGAGGCAGGGAAAACACTGAAGGAGCAGGTGCCGCTGATCGTCGCGCAGTTCGATCGCGCGATCGATCTCACGCGTTGCGCGGGGCGCGGCGAAGTGGGGCGGCTGGCGGTCGGCATCATCAGCTCGGCGATGGTCGCGCCGATCCCGCACGCGTTGCGCGTGTTCGCCGAACGGCATCCGCACGTGCACTGGTCGCTGCACGAGATGACGCCGGCCGCGCAGATCGACGCGCTGAAGGAGAAGCGGCTCGACGTGTGCTTCTTCCGGCTGTTCCAGGACGATCCGTCGATCCGCAGCGAGATCGTTGTACGCGAAACGGCCGTGGCCGTGCTGCCGCCCGGCCATCCGCTTGCATCGCGCGATGCGATCGCGCTCGGCGAGCTGGCTGGCGACCAGTTCGTGTCATTCGGCTTGCGGCATTCGCAACTGGCGCGCTTCCTGCAGCAGAGTTGCGTCGACGCGCGTTTCACGCCGCAGATCGCGCACGAGGTCGTCGAAGTGCATACGCTGCTGTCGCTGGTGCGTGAAGGGCTGGGCGTCGCGCTGCTGCCGGCGTCGTCACGGCAGATTTCGACGGGCGGTGTCGCGTTCGTGCCGCTGTTGCCGCCGGCGCTGGAAGTGTCGCTGCAGGCGCGTTACCGCGCGGACGATACGTCGGCCGTGCTCGGCGCGTTTCTTGAGACCGTGCGCGAGGTCGCGGCGGAATTCACGGCGTAG
- a CDS encoding CobW family GTP-binding protein, whose protein sequence is MTHIHTTHSDVEKIPVTVLTGFLGAGKTTLLNYILREKHGRKIAVIENEFGEIGIDGGLVLESTEEIYEMTNGCVCCVGAVREDLVRIVRMLVARPDRLDHIIVETSGLADPYPVAQTFFLDDPIAKEVALDAVVTMVDAKHIRAHLDDLVLDGRDNQAVDQIVCADRIVINKVDLVDTPDVDALTARLRELNTTAEIVTSSYAQVDLDRILGIGANEFAQILVESDGLHADAPHADAHAHGHDEHEDHDDHAHDSHAAHAHDEDHDHHEHDESVSSVGIEVDSDVDLDALEAWLGELRRADTANLFRMKGILAVQGRAQRYVLQGVHGVIELRAALAWGCEPRSSRIVFIGRDLDRAALTDRFHACLAAPVAA, encoded by the coding sequence ATGACCCACATCCACACCACCCACAGCGACGTCGAGAAGATTCCGGTTACCGTGCTCACGGGCTTTCTCGGCGCGGGCAAGACCACGCTGCTGAACTACATCCTGCGCGAGAAGCACGGCCGCAAGATCGCGGTGATCGAGAACGAGTTCGGCGAGATCGGCATCGACGGCGGGCTCGTGCTCGAATCGACCGAGGAGATCTACGAGATGACGAACGGCTGCGTGTGCTGCGTCGGCGCGGTGCGCGAGGATCTCGTGCGGATCGTGCGAATGCTGGTCGCGCGCCCCGACCGGCTCGATCACATCATCGTCGAGACGAGCGGGCTCGCCGATCCTTATCCGGTCGCGCAGACCTTCTTCCTCGACGATCCGATCGCGAAGGAAGTCGCACTCGACGCGGTCGTCACGATGGTCGATGCGAAACATATTCGCGCGCACCTCGACGATCTCGTGCTCGACGGCCGCGACAACCAGGCCGTCGACCAGATCGTCTGCGCGGACCGGATCGTGATCAACAAGGTCGATCTCGTCGACACGCCGGACGTCGATGCGCTGACCGCTCGGCTGCGCGAGCTGAACACGACGGCCGAGATCGTCACGTCGAGCTATGCGCAGGTCGATCTCGACCGCATCCTCGGGATCGGCGCGAACGAATTCGCGCAGATCCTCGTCGAGAGCGACGGGCTGCACGCCGATGCGCCGCATGCGGACGCGCACGCGCACGGCCACGACGAACACGAAGACCACGACGACCATGCGCACGACAGTCACGCCGCGCACGCACACGACGAGGACCACGACCATCACGAGCACGACGAAAGCGTGTCGTCGGTCGGCATCGAAGTCGACTCGGACGTCGATCTCGACGCGCTCGAAGCATGGCTCGGCGAGCTGCGCCGTGCCGACACCGCGAACCTGTTCCGGATGAAGGGCATTCTCGCCGTGCAGGGCCGCGCGCAGCGCTACGTGCTGCAGGGCGTGCACGGCGTGATCGAACTGCGCGCCGCGCTGGCGTGGGGGTGCGAACCGCGCTCGTCGCGCATCGTTTTCATCGGCCGCGATCTCGATCGCGCCGCGCTGACCGACCGTTTCCATGCCTGCCTCGCCGCGCCGGTCGCGGCCTGA
- a CDS encoding amidohydrolase family protein has translation MIIDTHLHPTNLVDEAWRHTGEPFTGERLLKMMDGPYIINGKPRRIDMGFIQPPPGNTGYRDGNRRGRDGIRDYMAYIAELTQKYPDRFIGNFTYNPRWGPENGAAELEFHIKEYGFKMVKLHANMHGYRPDRALDWLRPAMKVCAKYNIVVLIHTGDGPYTIPTQFYPIIREFPMVNFIIGHFGIQTGGNYSFEAFWMAMDTPNVYCESGWCYQSRIVEFARELPRNKIVFGTDSPPNEPGMWLRELEMLCGPAPQGMDLDEDGLEDYMGNNIARLVGIEPTKPPKDLDEAHKRLTATYV, from the coding sequence ATGATCATCGATACGCACCTGCACCCGACCAACCTCGTCGACGAGGCGTGGCGCCACACCGGCGAACCGTTTACCGGCGAACGCCTGCTGAAGATGATGGACGGCCCGTACATCATCAACGGCAAGCCGCGCCGCATCGACATGGGCTTCATCCAGCCGCCGCCCGGCAACACCGGCTATCGCGACGGCAACCGCCGCGGCCGCGACGGCATCCGCGACTACATGGCGTACATCGCCGAACTCACGCAGAAGTACCCCGACCGCTTCATCGGCAACTTCACGTACAACCCGCGCTGGGGCCCGGAAAACGGCGCGGCGGAGCTCGAATTCCACATCAAGGAGTACGGCTTCAAGATGGTGAAGCTGCACGCGAACATGCACGGCTATCGGCCCGATCGTGCGCTCGACTGGCTGCGCCCGGCGATGAAGGTTTGCGCGAAGTACAACATCGTCGTGCTGATTCACACCGGCGACGGGCCGTACACGATCCCGACGCAGTTCTACCCGATCATCCGCGAGTTTCCGATGGTGAACTTCATCATCGGCCACTTCGGCATCCAGACGGGCGGCAACTACTCGTTCGAAGCGTTCTGGATGGCGATGGACACGCCGAACGTGTACTGCGAATCGGGCTGGTGCTACCAGTCGCGGATCGTCGAATTCGCACGCGAGCTGCCGCGCAACAAGATCGTGTTCGGCACCGATTCGCCGCCGAACGAGCCCGGAATGTGGCTGCGCGAGCTGGAGATGCTGTGCGGGCCCGCGCCGCAGGGGATGGATCTCGACGAAGACGGCCTCGAGGATTACATGGGCAACAACATCGCCCGCCTCGTCGGCATCGAGCCGACCAAACCGCCGAAAGATCTCGACGAAGCGCACAAGCGACTGACGGCGACCTACGTGTAA